One part of the Roseomonas gilardii genome encodes these proteins:
- a CDS encoding HU family DNA-binding protein, giving the protein MNKQDLVAVVAETGELTRAKATEVVDAMFKAIEASLKESQEVRLVGFGTFSISTRKAGTGRNPRTGEEIKIEASTSVRFKPGKGLKDALNS; this is encoded by the coding sequence GTGAACAAGCAGGATCTCGTGGCCGTGGTGGCCGAGACGGGCGAGCTGACCCGGGCCAAGGCCACCGAGGTGGTGGACGCGATGTTCAAGGCGATCGAGGCGTCCCTCAAGGAGAGTCAGGAGGTTCGGCTGGTCGGTTTCGGCACCTTCTCCATTTCCACGCGCAAGGCCGGCACCGGGCGGAACCCGCGCACCGGGGAGGAGATCAAGATCGAGGCCTCCACCTCCGTGCGCTTCAAGCCCGGCAAGGGTCTCAAGGACGCGCTGAACTCCTGA